The DNA sequence TCGCCCTCTCGCACAGGCTTCCCAGTGATGGGGTCTATAATTTCAAAGTACAGATGGTTCTCTCTTAAATGATAGCCATCAAGGCATTCACACTCAACGCCTCCACCATAGCCCATCTCGCTCATACCGTAGTGGTTAAAGACCTTGCACGCTCCTTGATGACTCAGTGACTCCACAAGTGCCTCAGGCACATAATCAGTGCTTAAAAGCACTTTTTTGATCTGTTTATAAAAGAGTTCTGGCCTAACACGGCTTAGGTAAAGCACCTGCATAGGAATGCCCACAATGCAAGTAATGTTATTTTCCCCAATGCACTGTGCTGTTTTCTCAACGTCTTGTAAAACACCATGCACTATACACGCGATGTTTGAGCGAGAAAGTGCCTTTTTGAGCAAATCCCCGATGCTTCCATAAGAGGGACCTGGAAGCAGTACCATTACGTTGTCGCTTTCATCAACCAAACAGTTCATGCCATACTGAAAAAAATCAATCGTCGCTTCCAAATCCTCATGCGTGAAAAAGATGCGCTTTTCATCGCCTGTTGTGCCAGAGGTATTTAAAGTGACAATGCGCTCAACATCATGGCTTGGAACCGATAAAAAATCATGGGCGTTTCGTTTAATATCTTCCGGTGTTGTAAAAGGAAGAGTTTCAAAATCTTTCAGTGACGCAATAGCACTTAAATCAATATCACCGAGTTTTTCTTGATAAAATCGGCTTTTATTTTTTGCATAGGTCA is a window from the Sulfurospirillum oryzae genome containing:
- a CDS encoding DVU_1553 family AMP-dependent CoA ligase; the protein is MQVTPLEHWILERTQLAHKSQEVLKAYQLGELIKTLTYAKNKSRFYQEKLGDIDLSAIASLKDFETLPFTTPEDIKRNAHDFLSVPSHDVERIVTLNTSGTTGDEKRIFFTHEDLEATIDFFQYGMNCLVDESDNVMVLLPGPSYGSIGDLLKKALSRSNIACIVHGVLQDVEKTAQCIGENNITCIVGIPMQVLYLSRVRPELFYKQIKKVLLSTDYVPEALVESLSHQGACKVFNHYGMSEMGYGGGVECECLDGYHLRENHLYFEIIDPITGKPVREGEYGEVVFTTFNRQAMPLIRYKTGDMARFLTQPCACGTFLRRMEKVLGRIENKVSINGHEIHLREVDEILLRFSRILDYKLTVGENHALHVKLILANKEESEALKKEVIQNIKEHFAFEFDLTLDIEEDDHSIKITNSMIKRKIDNQRNKG